A genomic window from Halorubrum trapanicum includes:
- a CDS encoding aminopeptidase yields the protein MDERVREHAEVLVDWSARVEAGDDVVVSVAEDAHELGVAVAEALGERGANVTALYGSSEVSRAYLKGVEARVEGEADDDDAETGADAAVEADDFDADPEVERAMFEAADAYLRIGGGRNTTATADVGRKTRQAYAKARQGVREARMDTDWVSTVHPTRSLAQQAGMAYEEYRDFVYDAVLRDWESLAEEMAQMKEILDAGEEVRIVTERDGAPDTDVTMSIAGRTAVNSAASVAYDSHNLPSGEVFTAPYDTEGEAFFDVPMTIDATRVRNVHLVFEGGQVVDFAAEAGEDALADILDTDPGARRLGELGIGMNRGIDRFTDSILFDEKMGDTVHLAVGRAYDACLSEGESGNDSAVHVDMITDVSADSRMEVDGEVVQRNGTFRWEEGFEE from the coding sequence ATGGACGAACGCGTACGCGAGCACGCCGAAGTGCTCGTCGACTGGAGCGCGCGGGTCGAGGCCGGCGACGACGTCGTCGTCAGCGTGGCGGAGGACGCCCACGAGCTGGGCGTCGCGGTCGCCGAGGCGCTCGGCGAGCGCGGGGCGAACGTCACGGCCCTGTACGGGTCGAGCGAGGTCTCCCGCGCTTATTTAAAAGGGGTCGAGGCGAGGGTCGAGGGCGAGGCCGACGACGACGACGCCGAAACCGGAGCCGACGCCGCGGTCGAGGCCGACGACTTCGACGCGGACCCCGAGGTCGAGCGCGCGATGTTCGAGGCGGCCGACGCGTACCTCCGGATCGGGGGCGGGCGCAACACCACCGCGACCGCGGACGTCGGCCGGAAGACACGGCAGGCGTACGCGAAAGCGCGGCAGGGCGTCCGCGAGGCGCGAATGGACACCGACTGGGTGTCGACGGTCCACCCCACCCGCTCCCTCGCCCAGCAGGCGGGGATGGCCTACGAGGAGTACCGCGACTTCGTCTACGACGCGGTCCTCCGCGACTGGGAGTCGCTCGCCGAGGAGATGGCGCAGATGAAGGAGATCCTCGACGCGGGTGAGGAGGTCCGGATCGTCACCGAGCGCGACGGCGCGCCCGACACCGACGTGACGATGTCGATCGCGGGCCGCACCGCGGTCAACTCCGCCGCCTCCGTCGCGTACGACTCCCACAACCTCCCGAGCGGCGAGGTGTTCACGGCGCCGTACGACACCGAGGGCGAGGCGTTCTTCGACGTGCCGATGACCATCGACGCGACCCGCGTTCGGAACGTCCACCTCGTCTTCGAGGGCGGGCAGGTCGTCGACTTCGCGGCCGAGGCGGGCGAGGACGCGCTGGCCGACATCCTCGACACCGACCCGGGCGCCCGGCGGCTGGGCGAGCTCGGCATCGGGATGAACCGCGGTATCGACCGGTTCACCGACTCGATCCTCTTCGACGAGAAGATGGGCGACACCGTCCACCTCGCGGTCGGCCGCGCCTACGACGCCTGCCTGTCCGAGGGGGAGTCGGGCAACGACAGCGCGGTCCACGTCGACATGATCACGGACGTGAGCGCCGACTCCCGGATGGAGGTCGACGGCGAGGTCGTCCAGCGGAACGGGACGTTCCGGTGGGAAGAGGGGTTCGAGGAGTAA
- the pepF gene encoding oligoendopeptidase F: MSSVPERSEIDAEYKWDLDGIYAADEAWESAYEAVADRIDELAAYEGRATEDAATLFELLELREEIFRELQQVMTYARLRSAEDTRNQEYQAMSARASSLGSEASSAVSYLEPEIQSLTEGDVEAFLDEEPALAEYEHYLDDVLRKKPHTRSSEVEEVLADLSEVTDAPSEIYSMLTNADMTYGVVEDPDGEEVEITQANFTKLQTNPDREFRERVHETFYDEWEDVRNTVGTSLEKAVREHVTSAEIRDYDSARAAALDGSNVPVEVYDTLVDTVDDNLDVLHRHAALKEAALGVDQLRSHDLYMSLTGDQGPDVEYEQAREWVIEAVAPLGDAYQERLAEGLDSRWVDVYENRGKRSGAFSSGTYDTQPYIMMNYQDDIASMFTLAHELGHSMHSELAGDAQPWHDASYEIFVAEIASTVNETLLTHHLLDTVEDDELRTHVLDEYLERFRSTLFRQTMFATFEQRIHERVEAGDALTPDAFDEMYGELKGDFYAPAELTGGIEREWQRIPHFYYDFYVYQYATGISVAAAIVERVLDEGEEAAADYREMLKAGGSEYPLDVVELAGIDMASPDPIESAVGVYDDYLDEIAALLDLE; encoded by the coding sequence ATGAGTTCGGTTCCCGAGCGGTCCGAGATCGACGCCGAGTACAAGTGGGACCTCGACGGCATCTACGCCGCCGACGAGGCGTGGGAGTCCGCCTACGAGGCGGTCGCCGACCGGATCGACGAGCTGGCCGCCTACGAGGGGCGCGCGACCGAGGACGCCGCGACCCTCTTCGAACTGCTCGAACTGCGCGAGGAGATCTTCCGCGAGCTCCAGCAGGTGATGACCTACGCCCGGCTCCGCAGCGCGGAGGACACGCGGAACCAGGAGTACCAGGCGATGTCCGCGAGGGCGTCGTCGCTGGGCTCCGAGGCGTCGAGCGCGGTCTCGTACCTCGAACCGGAGATCCAGTCGCTGACGGAGGGCGACGTCGAGGCCTTCCTCGACGAGGAACCCGCGCTCGCCGAGTACGAGCACTACCTCGACGACGTCCTGCGGAAGAAGCCCCACACGCGGTCGAGCGAGGTCGAGGAGGTGCTGGCGGACCTCTCGGAGGTCACCGACGCGCCGAGCGAGATCTACTCGATGCTGACGAACGCCGACATGACGTACGGCGTCGTCGAGGACCCCGACGGCGAGGAGGTGGAGATCACGCAGGCGAACTTCACGAAGCTCCAGACGAACCCGGACCGCGAGTTCCGCGAGCGCGTCCACGAGACGTTCTACGACGAGTGGGAAGACGTCCGCAACACGGTCGGCACGTCGCTGGAGAAGGCCGTCCGCGAGCACGTGACGAGCGCCGAGATCCGCGACTACGACTCCGCGCGCGCCGCCGCGCTCGACGGCTCGAACGTTCCCGTCGAGGTGTACGACACCCTCGTCGACACGGTCGACGACAACCTCGACGTGCTCCACCGCCACGCGGCGCTGAAGGAGGCGGCGCTCGGCGTCGACCAGCTGCGGAGCCACGACCTCTACATGTCGCTGACGGGCGACCAGGGCCCCGACGTGGAGTACGAGCAGGCCCGCGAGTGGGTGATCGAGGCGGTCGCGCCGCTCGGCGACGCCTACCAGGAGCGGCTGGCCGAGGGGCTCGACTCGCGGTGGGTCGACGTGTACGAGAACCGCGGGAAGCGCTCCGGCGCGTTCTCCTCGGGCACGTACGACACCCAGCCGTACATCATGATGAACTACCAGGACGACATCGCCTCGATGTTCACCTTAGCCCACGAGCTGGGCCACTCGATGCACTCCGAGCTGGCGGGCGACGCGCAGCCGTGGCACGACGCGAGCTACGAGATCTTCGTGGCCGAGATCGCCTCCACCGTCAACGAGACGCTACTCACCCACCACCTGCTCGACACCGTCGAGGACGACGAGCTCCGCACCCACGTCCTCGACGAGTACCTCGAACGCTTCCGCTCCACCCTCTTCCGCCAGACGATGTTCGCGACGTTCGAACAGCGGATCCACGAGCGCGTGGAGGCCGGCGACGCGCTCACCCCCGACGCGTTCGACGAGATGTACGGCGAGCTGAAGGGCGACTTCTACGCGCCCGCCGAGCTGACGGGCGGCATCGAGCGCGAGTGGCAGCGGATCCCCCACTTCTACTACGACTTCTACGTCTACCAGTACGCGACCGGCATCTCCGTCGCGGCCGCCATCGTCGAGCGCGTGCTCGACGAGGGGGAGGAGGCCGCCGCCGACTACCGCGAGATGCTGAAGGCGGGCGGCTCCGAGTACCCGCTCGACGTCGTCGAACTCGCCGGGATCGACATGGCCTCGCCCGACCCGATCGAGTCCGCCGTCGGCGTCTACGACGACTACCTCGACGAGATCGCGGCGCTGCTCGACCTGGAGTGA
- the rimI gene encoding ribosomal protein S18-alanine N-acetyltransferase encodes MSVPDVAVRRAERADLLAVVRIERACFSDPWPHDAFERLLDEPAFLVAERAGAVVGFVVADRTPNHGRDIGHIKDLAVHPDARGEGIGRTLLRSALARLRATGVAVARLEVREGNDPARSLYADEGFDPIRRVGGYYRDGEDAIVLVVDLADWAEGEAAGGRGESGADGDASGTDGDDTAKR; translated from the coding sequence GTGAGCGTCCCCGACGTCGCGGTCCGGCGGGCCGAGCGCGCCGACCTCCTCGCGGTGGTCCGGATCGAGCGCGCCTGCTTCTCGGACCCGTGGCCGCACGACGCCTTCGAGCGGCTGCTCGACGAGCCGGCGTTCCTCGTGGCGGAGCGAGCGGGCGCGGTCGTCGGGTTCGTCGTCGCCGACCGGACGCCGAACCACGGCCGCGACATCGGCCATATCAAGGACTTGGCCGTCCACCCCGACGCCCGCGGCGAGGGGATCGGTCGGACCCTCCTCCGGTCCGCGCTGGCCCGACTCCGCGCGACCGGCGTGGCGGTCGCTCGGCTGGAGGTGCGCGAGGGGAACGACCCCGCCCGGTCGCTGTACGCCGACGAGGGGTTCGATCCGATCCGGCGGGTCGGCGGCTACTACCGCGACGGCGAGGACGCGATCGTGCTCGTCGTCGACCTCGCGGACTGGGCCGAGGGGGAGGCGGCGGGCGGTCGCGGCGAGTCCGGCGCGGACGGCGACGCGTCGGGGACGGACGGCGACGACACAGCGAAGCGGTAA
- a CDS encoding PAS domain-containing protein: MTLRRSDTPTPARGADEGDAPEGDDDAPVDAPTRPPERRGRSGDRARAERTDARRTANAPDGGPTAGGDDARPVRTGVRPPEPDRFLLAVAVDGEVLFAGPSVPDVVGVERDALVGSDLLDRVHPSDREPVADALSAVATSRTVTHRIRRASGGYAWVESVVDEELAPEFAGRIVTVRRIDADRTFPERYRAFLEYGSDLVTVVDDDGLVVYESPSVEEVLGYEQGSTVGRSPLGYVHPDDRDRVTERFYRALGEPDAAPTLEYRYRAADGDWVWLESRTRSLPADSPVGELLINSRDVSERKARERRLTDRNERLDRFASIVSHDLRNPLSVIRGSIEMARLRGETEPLDRGERAVDRIDQLVSELLTLARQGTGMDEPTEFDLASVARDAWETAAGGDDAELVVAGDARVYGDRGRMRQALENLFRNATEHATTDASEASGDESAGDASGDDALAGDDLTVLVTATDEGFLVADDGTGIDPDHRESVFESGFTTRADGTGYGLDIVREVVESHGWRVELRAATDGPVDLADGRRLRPPDGACFEVCAPDPADADPDEPWIDA; the protein is encoded by the coding sequence GTGACCCTCCGGAGATCCGACACGCCGACGCCCGCCCGCGGCGCCGACGAGGGCGACGCCCCAGAGGGCGACGACGACGCGCCGGTCGACGCGCCGACCCGACCCCCGGAGCGGCGGGGCCGGTCAGGCGACCGCGCCCGTGCCGAGCGCACCGACGCCCGCCGGACCGCGAACGCTCCCGACGGCGGCCCGACCGCGGGCGGCGACGACGCTAGGCCGGTTCGGACCGGTGTGCGCCCGCCCGAGCCCGACCGGTTCCTCCTCGCGGTCGCCGTCGACGGCGAGGTGCTGTTCGCCGGGCCGTCCGTCCCGGACGTCGTCGGCGTCGAGCGCGACGCGCTCGTCGGGAGCGACCTCCTCGACCGCGTCCACCCGAGCGACCGCGAACCGGTCGCCGACGCGCTGTCCGCGGTCGCGACGAGCCGGACGGTCACCCACCGCATCCGCCGCGCGAGCGGGGGGTACGCGTGGGTCGAGTCCGTCGTCGACGAGGAGCTCGCGCCGGAGTTCGCCGGCCGGATCGTCACGGTCCGCCGGATCGACGCCGACCGCACCTTCCCGGAGCGCTACCGCGCGTTCTTAGAGTACGGCAGCGACCTCGTCACCGTCGTCGACGACGACGGGCTCGTCGTCTACGAGAGCCCCTCCGTCGAGGAGGTGCTCGGCTACGAGCAGGGGTCGACGGTCGGGCGCTCCCCGCTCGGCTACGTCCACCCGGACGACCGGGACCGCGTGACGGAGCGGTTCTACCGCGCACTGGGCGAGCCCGACGCGGCGCCGACGCTGGAGTACCGCTACCGCGCCGCCGACGGCGACTGGGTCTGGCTGGAGTCGCGGACGCGGTCGCTGCCGGCCGACAGCCCGGTCGGCGAACTGCTCATCAACTCCCGCGACGTGAGCGAGCGGAAGGCGCGCGAGCGGCGCCTCACCGACCGCAACGAGCGGCTCGACCGCTTCGCGAGCATCGTCTCGCACGACCTCCGGAACCCGCTGTCGGTGATCCGGGGGTCGATCGAGATGGCGCGGCTGCGCGGCGAGACGGAGCCCCTCGACCGCGGCGAGCGCGCGGTCGACCGGATCGATCAGCTCGTCTCGGAGCTGCTCACCCTCGCGCGGCAGGGGACCGGGATGGACGAGCCCACGGAGTTCGACCTCGCGAGCGTCGCCCGCGACGCCTGGGAGACCGCCGCCGGGGGCGACGACGCGGAGCTGGTCGTCGCCGGCGACGCGCGGGTGTACGGCGACCGCGGCCGGATGCGACAGGCCTTAGAGAACCTGTTCCGCAACGCGACGGAACACGCGACGACGGACGCGTCAGAGGCGAGCGGGGACGAGTCCGCCGGCGACGCGTCGGGCGACGACGCGCTCGCCGGCGACGACCTCACCGTCCTCGTCACCGCCACCGACGAGGGGTTCCTCGTCGCCGACGACGGGACGGGGATCGACCCCGACCACCGGGAGTCGGTGTTCGAGTCGGGGTTCACCACCCGAGCGGACGGGACGGGGTACGGGCTCGACATCGTCCGCGAGGTCGTCGAGTCGCACGGGTGGCGAGTGGAGCTGCGAGCGGCCACGGACGGTCCCGTCGACCTCGCCGACGGGCGGCGGCTCCGACCGCCGGACGGCGCCTGCTTCGAGGTGTGCGCCCCCGACCCCGCCGACGCCGACCCGGACGAGCCCTGGATCGACGCGTGA
- a CDS encoding TrmB family transcriptional regulator, with amino-acid sequence MESLRDLGLSSYEDRAYRALLALGTGTAAAAAEESGVPKGRIYDALGGLESRGLVRVQTDREPKRYAPVEPAVAVDRLVEAKRRELRQRIETYESGKSELIDRLADAEATDDEFWTAAVGADDSLDLLFERIDAAEESIVVVATDVSAQFDVDREGPELLDRLLAAIRSGVDVSVLLSPGVFDDARAAVDEDRATLTIAQGPFELRITEDAYGNFYLIDGEEVCLEVADPLAPDRLFGMLDLRDRGFAARVRDGFEAAWANAAVVDEV; translated from the coding sequence ATGGAGTCGCTCCGCGACCTCGGGCTGTCGAGCTACGAGGACCGGGCGTACCGCGCGCTGCTCGCGCTGGGCACCGGGACCGCCGCGGCCGCCGCCGAGGAGAGCGGCGTACCGAAGGGCCGGATCTACGACGCGCTCGGCGGCCTGGAGTCGCGCGGGCTGGTCCGCGTCCAGACCGACCGCGAGCCGAAGCGGTACGCCCCCGTCGAGCCCGCCGTCGCCGTCGACCGCCTCGTCGAGGCGAAGCGCCGGGAACTCCGACAGCGGATCGAGACGTACGAGTCCGGCAAGTCGGAGCTGATCGACCGGCTGGCCGACGCCGAGGCGACCGACGACGAGTTCTGGACCGCCGCGGTCGGCGCCGACGACTCGCTCGACCTCCTCTTCGAGCGGATCGACGCCGCCGAGGAGTCGATCGTCGTCGTCGCCACCGACGTCTCCGCGCAGTTCGACGTCGACCGCGAGGGGCCGGAGCTGCTCGACCGGCTCCTCGCGGCGATCCGAAGCGGCGTCGACGTCTCCGTGCTGCTGTCGCCGGGCGTGTTCGACGACGCCCGCGCCGCCGTCGACGAGGACCGCGCGACGCTGACGATCGCGCAGGGGCCCTTCGAGCTGCGGATCACGGAGGACGCGTACGGGAACTTCTACCTCATCGACGGCGAGGAGGTGTGCCTGGAGGTGGCCGACCCGCTCGCGCCCGACCGGCTGTTCGGCATGCTCGACCTGCGCGACCGCGGGTTCGCCGCCCGGGTGCGGGACGGCTTCGAGGCCGCGTGGGCGAACGCGGCCGTCGTGGACGAGGTGTGA
- a CDS encoding COG1361 S-layer family protein has product MSRIRTAVVLLLVASLLATGTAVAQSANDTVRGDPDIEAFAPETAFVPGEESTLQVSLNNRGDIDAQGADNLESEVVTAHETTARILTGDEANREVPFDVRTGEQAVGDVTRGVTGPIEFTVVPDKDADPGVYRVPIRLEYRNVESAEVDDGATVRDQEVVTETVYVSVEITDRAQFAVVDVDGVVQAGDSGIVEVTMRNVRNETAYEASVAANPIDPDLSFATDAGTTETYVGAWAPGENRTFAYRFAAAGQATARASTLEFEVDYRDAERANAAARTVRTGVTPLSRQAFTAKGLNSTLRVGEDGSFTVEVRNRGPRDIENAVVLFSNEAPAPDGVGQETIQSDPNIVPRSTRDTVGNLAVGETATATFDAGLRTDANPGPRTVTVAVRYRGLGTDEGVSASEGDDGTVSLVSTGSAGDVIVSDTLDVVVDVAPEADVFAVSPAEPNATDPSSVTPGSTVRYDAVVRNTGPEPISNVQAKLFVDSPLSSSSDEAFVTSLDPGEETTVSFEVAVDGGATPKTYAATVDFRYDDADGDEQLSDTYQLPVEVVEDDEGGALSSPLGIVALLGVVAVGGALVWQRGRVSRAISEFRSRLRSR; this is encoded by the coding sequence ATGAGTCGAATCCGGACGGCCGTCGTCCTCCTCCTCGTCGCGTCCCTGCTCGCGACCGGCACGGCGGTCGCGCAGTCGGCCAACGACACGGTGCGCGGCGACCCCGACATCGAGGCGTTCGCGCCGGAGACGGCGTTCGTCCCCGGTGAGGAGTCGACGCTCCAGGTGAGCCTGAACAACCGCGGCGACATCGACGCGCAGGGGGCGGACAACCTCGAGAGCGAGGTGGTGACCGCCCACGAGACGACCGCGCGGATCCTCACGGGCGACGAGGCCAACCGCGAGGTCCCCTTCGACGTGCGGACCGGCGAGCAGGCCGTCGGCGACGTTACGCGCGGCGTCACCGGGCCGATCGAGTTCACCGTCGTCCCCGACAAAGACGCCGATCCCGGCGTCTACCGCGTCCCGATCCGACTGGAGTACCGGAACGTCGAGAGCGCCGAGGTGGACGACGGCGCCACCGTTCGCGACCAGGAGGTCGTGACGGAGACGGTGTACGTCTCCGTGGAGATCACCGACCGCGCGCAGTTCGCGGTCGTCGACGTCGACGGCGTCGTCCAGGCCGGGGACAGCGGGATTGTCGAGGTGACGATGCGGAACGTCCGGAACGAGACGGCCTACGAGGCGAGCGTCGCCGCGAACCCGATCGACCCCGACCTCTCGTTCGCCACCGACGCGGGAACGACCGAGACGTACGTCGGTGCGTGGGCGCCGGGCGAGAACCGCACGTTCGCCTACCGGTTCGCCGCCGCCGGCCAGGCCACCGCGCGGGCGTCGACGCTGGAGTTCGAGGTCGACTACCGCGACGCCGAGCGCGCGAACGCGGCCGCGCGGACGGTCCGGACGGGCGTGACGCCGCTCTCGCGACAGGCGTTCACCGCGAAGGGGCTGAACAGCACGCTGCGCGTCGGCGAGGACGGCTCGTTCACCGTCGAGGTCCGCAACCGCGGGCCCCGAGACATCGAGAACGCGGTCGTCCTGTTCAGCAACGAGGCGCCCGCGCCCGACGGCGTCGGTCAGGAGACGATCCAGTCCGACCCGAACATCGTCCCCCGCTCGACGCGGGACACGGTCGGCAACCTCGCGGTCGGCGAGACGGCCACCGCGACGTTCGACGCCGGACTCCGCACGGACGCGAACCCCGGCCCCCGGACGGTCACCGTGGCGGTCCGCTACCGCGGGCTCGGCACCGACGAGGGGGTGAGCGCGAGCGAGGGCGACGACGGGACCGTCTCGCTCGTCTCGACGGGGTCGGCCGGCGACGTCATCGTCTCCGACACGCTCGACGTCGTCGTCGACGTCGCGCCCGAGGCGGACGTCTTCGCCGTGTCGCCCGCCGAGCCGAACGCGACCGACCCGTCGTCGGTGACGCCGGGGTCGACGGTCCGGTACGACGCGGTCGTCCGGAACACCGGGCCCGAACCGATCTCGAACGTCCAGGCGAAGCTGTTCGTCGACTCGCCGCTCTCCTCGTCGTCCGACGAGGCGTTCGTCACCTCGCTCGACCCGGGCGAGGAGACGACGGTCAGCTTCGAGGTCGCGGTCGACGGCGGCGCGACGCCGAAGACGTATGCGGCCACGGTCGACTTCCGGTACGACGACGCCGACGGCGACGAACAGCTCTCCGACACCTACCAGCTCCCGGTCGAGGTGGTCGAAGACGACGAGGGCGGGGCGCTCTCCTCGCCGCTCGGGATCGTCGCCCTACTCGGCGTCGTCGCCGTCGGCGGCGCTCTGGTGTGGCAGCGCGGCCGGGTGAGCCGGGCGATCTCCGAGTTCCGCAGCCGGCTCCGCTCCCGATAG
- a CDS encoding RND family transporter translates to MDPVTRLFGAITDRVIEQPRRVVIACLVVTALFAPGMALLEASAGSDQFTDGIEEADALDRVNERFEPAFGGDDPTTQLIQRDVNVLDRRGLLDMLATAERLAERDGLRVTDVSAPAMDVAAEIDADADTPAAARDAIERASDGEIEDAVDAAAEDPGFATLLSDDFNRESGTASASLGVVSHSFPASADTQAIQQEARTVAEEAPGDVTAFGGGIVDAEFQRVIFDSLAIVVPAALAVILGLLAYAYRDPFDFVLGGVALLMTVVWTFGFTGYAGIAFSEVLIAVPVLLLAIGIDFGIHTVNRYREDRAAGAPPETAMRGALGQLVVAYSIIAGTTIIGFLANLTSSLPPLREFGVVAGLGICFTLVIFVGFLPAAKLILDRWRAEHDLPEFGSRPLGAEESALGRLLPRLSAISRPAPAVFLVVVLLITAGAAGYGAGVDTTFEDDDFLPPSEEPAYIDYFPGPLQPGEYTATETINFLSENFATSEDDTVTIYVERRMTSDSALRSLARAERDPPDTFVAVDGRASAESVQSAIDAYAAEDPEFEQLVEDSSLDGGRPNRNLERIYTELRNSPYDDFTGEYLADDSRSTRIVYAVESDASDAEITADARRVADRYRGDATATGQIVVFQAVADTIFDSAIVSLAAALGLSAVFLVILFWLLLGSPTLGLVTLVPVTVAVATLTATMRLAGIPFNAITATILAITIGLGVDYTVHVAHRFHDEYPRGGDVDAAVVTTLRGTGGALTGTWATTALGMGVLVLAITPILGQFGLLTAASITLAYLASLIVLPPALVIWVAVVERRPGLLFVGRLLDAADVIAVGEGDASDRARTDGGTDESAGDGDSGADAFEWQTDPRSPAEDPSQKR, encoded by the coding sequence ATGGACCCAGTCACCCGGCTGTTCGGCGCGATCACCGACCGGGTCATCGAGCAGCCGCGCCGGGTCGTGATCGCCTGCCTCGTCGTCACCGCCCTGTTCGCGCCCGGCATGGCGCTGTTGGAGGCGAGCGCGGGCAGCGACCAGTTCACGGACGGAATCGAGGAGGCGGACGCGCTCGACCGCGTGAACGAGCGGTTCGAGCCGGCGTTCGGGGGTGACGACCCGACGACGCAGCTGATCCAGCGCGACGTGAACGTGCTCGACCGCCGCGGCCTGCTCGACATGCTGGCGACCGCCGAGCGGCTCGCCGAGCGCGACGGGCTGCGGGTGACCGACGTCTCCGCGCCCGCGATGGACGTCGCGGCCGAGATCGACGCGGACGCCGACACGCCCGCGGCGGCCCGGGACGCGATCGAGCGCGCCAGCGACGGCGAAATCGAGGACGCGGTCGACGCCGCGGCCGAGGACCCCGGCTTCGCCACGCTGCTCTCCGACGACTTCAACCGCGAGTCCGGGACGGCCTCCGCGTCGCTCGGCGTCGTCTCCCACTCGTTCCCGGCCTCGGCGGACACGCAGGCGATCCAGCAGGAGGCCCGCACCGTCGCCGAGGAGGCCCCCGGCGACGTGACCGCGTTCGGGGGTGGAATCGTCGACGCCGAGTTCCAGCGCGTCATCTTCGACTCGCTCGCCATCGTCGTGCCAGCCGCGCTCGCGGTCATCCTCGGCCTCTTGGCGTACGCCTACCGCGACCCGTTCGACTTCGTGCTCGGCGGGGTCGCGCTGTTGATGACGGTCGTGTGGACGTTCGGCTTCACGGGGTACGCGGGGATCGCCTTCTCGGAGGTGCTGATCGCGGTGCCGGTCCTCCTCTTAGCGATCGGGATCGACTTCGGGATCCACACGGTGAACCGCTACCGCGAGGACCGCGCGGCGGGCGCGCCGCCGGAGACCGCGATGCGCGGCGCGCTCGGCCAGCTCGTGGTGGCGTACTCGATCATCGCCGGAACGACGATCATCGGCTTCCTCGCGAACCTCACCAGCTCGCTCCCCCCGCTCCGGGAGTTCGGCGTCGTCGCCGGGCTCGGCATCTGTTTCACCCTCGTCATCTTCGTCGGCTTCCTCCCGGCCGCCAAGCTGATCCTCGACCGCTGGCGCGCCGAGCACGACCTGCCCGAGTTCGGCTCGCGCCCCCTCGGCGCCGAGGAATCCGCGCTCGGGCGTCTCCTCCCCCGGCTGTCCGCGATCTCGCGGCCCGCGCCCGCCGTCTTCCTCGTCGTCGTCCTCCTGATCACCGCGGGCGCCGCGGGTTACGGCGCGGGCGTGGACACCACCTTCGAGGACGACGACTTCCTGCCGCCGAGCGAGGAGCCGGCGTACATCGACTACTTCCCTGGCCCGCTCCAGCCCGGCGAGTACACCGCGACGGAGACGATCAACTTCCTCTCCGAGAACTTCGCCACGAGCGAGGACGACACCGTCACGATCTACGTGGAGCGGCGCATGACCAGCGACAGTGCCCTCCGCAGCCTTGCGCGCGCCGAGCGCGACCCGCCCGACACGTTCGTGGCGGTCGACGGCCGCGCCAGCGCCGAGAGCGTCCAGAGCGCGATCGACGCGTACGCCGCCGAGGACCCAGAGTTCGAGCAGCTCGTCGAGGACTCCTCGCTCGACGGCGGGCGGCCGAACCGGAACCTCGAACGGATCTACACCGAGCTGCGGAACTCGCCGTACGACGACTTCACAGGTGAGTACCTCGCGGACGACAGCCGGTCGACCCGGATCGTGTACGCCGTCGAGTCCGACGCCAGCGACGCCGAGATCACCGCCGACGCCCGGCGCGTCGCCGACCGCTACCGCGGGGACGCGACCGCGACCGGCCAGATCGTCGTGTTTCAGGCGGTCGCCGACACGATATTCGACTCCGCGATCGTCTCGCTGGCGGCCGCGCTCGGGCTCTCCGCCGTGTTCCTCGTAATCTTATTCTGGCTGCTGCTCGGCAGCCCGACGCTGGGCCTCGTCACGCTCGTTCCCGTCACCGTCGCCGTCGCGACGCTCACCGCCACGATGCGGCTCGCGGGCATCCCGTTCAACGCGATCACCGCGACGATCCTCGCGATCACCATCGGGCTCGGGGTAGACTACACCGTCCACGTCGCGCACCGCTTCCACGACGAGTACCCCCGCGGGGGCGACGTCGACGCCGCGGTCGTCACCACGCTCCGCGGCACCGGCGGCGCGCTCACCGGCACGTGGGCGACGACCGCGCTCGGCATGGGCGTGCTCGTCTTGGCCATCACCCCGATCCTCGGCCAGTTCGGGCTGCTCACGGCCGCCAGCATCACCCTCGCGTACCTGGCGTCGCTGATCGTGTTGCCGCCGGCGCTCGTCATCTGGGTCGCCGTCGTCGAGCGCCGCCCCGGACTCCTGTTCGTCGGGCGCTTGCTCGACGCCGCCGACGTGATCGCGGTCGGCGAGGGCGACGCGAGCGACCGGGCTCGCACCGACGGCGGCACGGACGAGTCGGCCGGGGACGGCGATTCCGGCGCCGACGCGTTCGAGTGGCAGACTGACCCGCGGTCGCCCGCCGAGGATCCGAGTCAGAAGCGTTAA